One window of the Larus michahellis chromosome 24, bLarMic1.1, whole genome shotgun sequence genome contains the following:
- the S100A13 gene encoding protein S100-A13, which yields MATGELTELETAIEKIVTVFFTYAGKEGKKGTLTAGEFKELVQLQLPNLMKDVPSLEEKMSELDVNNDEELKFGEYWRLIGELAKAVRREKAGKK from the exons ATGGCCACGGGCGAGCTGACTGAGCTGGAGACAGCCATCGAGAAGATCGTCACTGTCTTCTTCACCTACGCGGGGAAGGAGGGCAAGAAGGGCACACTGACGGCTGGCGAGTTCAAGGAGCTggtccagctccagctgcccaACCTGATGAAG GATGTCCCCTCCCTGGAGGAGAAGATGAGCGAGCTGGACGTCAACAACGACGAGGAGCTGAAGTTCGGGGAGTACTGGCGGCTCATCGGGGAGCTGGCAAAGGCCGTGCGGCGGGAGAAAGCGGGGAAGAAGTGA
- the S100A1 gene encoding protein S100-A1 gives MASQLEGAMETLINVFHHYSGKEGDKYKLSKKELKELLQSELGCFLETQKDTGAVEKIMQDLDENGDGEVDFQEYVVLVAALTVACNTFFWENA, from the exons ATGGCGTCACAGCTGGAAGGGGCCATGGAGACGCTCATCAACGTCTTCCACCACTACTCGGGCAAAGAGGGGGACAAGTACAAGCTGAGCAagaaggagctgaaggagctgctgcagagcgAGCTGGGCTGCTTCCTGGAG ACCCAGAAGGACACGGGTGCCGTGGAGAAGATCATGCAGGACCTGGATGAGAACGGCGATGGGGAGGTGGACTTCCAGGAGTACGTGGTCCTGGTGGCCGCCCTCACCGTGGCCTGCAACACCTTCTTCTGGGAGAACGCCTGA